From Humibacter ginsenosidimutans, a single genomic window includes:
- a CDS encoding HRDC domain-containing protein, producing MTDYDVVDSPEKYRHAIDALSAGTGPVGVDAERASGFRYSQRAYLIQMFRRDAGVFLFDPPALGGLARLQDAVGDTPWILHAASQDLACLREVGLDPATIFDTELGARLLGFPRVGLGTIVEELLGIHLAKEHSAADWSTRPLPQSWLTYAALDVELLVDLMEAEQGLLADAHKEVIAEQEFSFELTRSPKPARSEPWRRLSGVHSIRGLRNLAVARELWNARDAFAREKDVAPGRLLPDASITAVARTMPASKRELAALREFTGRASRTEIDRWWDAVSRGRSTDDLPVLRGSGESIPPPRAWADRNPEAHARLQSARAVVTAEAETLNLPVENLLSPETLRRLAWTPPSHVDETSIAEAMLAAEARPWQVEATAAKVAEAFVEADQSPVVRPESGS from the coding sequence GTGACTGACTACGACGTCGTCGACTCGCCCGAGAAATACCGTCATGCGATCGATGCGCTGAGCGCAGGGACCGGTCCCGTCGGAGTCGATGCCGAGCGCGCATCGGGCTTCCGCTACTCGCAGCGCGCCTACCTGATTCAGATGTTCCGTCGCGACGCCGGGGTCTTCCTGTTCGACCCTCCCGCGCTCGGCGGGCTCGCTCGGTTGCAGGATGCCGTGGGCGACACCCCCTGGATCCTGCACGCGGCGAGCCAGGACCTGGCCTGCCTCCGAGAGGTCGGCCTCGACCCGGCGACGATCTTCGACACCGAGCTCGGGGCGCGACTTCTCGGCTTCCCGAGGGTCGGACTCGGCACGATCGTCGAAGAGCTGCTTGGCATCCACCTCGCCAAGGAGCACTCGGCAGCCGACTGGTCGACGCGACCGCTCCCCCAGTCGTGGCTCACCTATGCCGCACTCGACGTCGAGCTGCTCGTCGACCTCATGGAGGCCGAGCAGGGACTTCTGGCCGACGCCCACAAGGAGGTGATCGCCGAACAGGAATTCTCGTTCGAGCTCACCAGATCGCCGAAGCCCGCGCGGAGCGAACCGTGGCGGCGACTCTCGGGCGTGCACTCGATCCGTGGACTGCGCAATCTCGCCGTGGCACGGGAGCTGTGGAACGCCCGCGACGCCTTCGCGCGCGAGAAAGACGTGGCGCCTGGTCGTCTTCTGCCGGACGCCTCCATCACGGCAGTCGCACGCACGATGCCCGCCAGCAAACGGGAGCTCGCAGCGCTGCGCGAGTTCACGGGCAGGGCGAGCCGCACTGAGATCGATCGATGGTGGGATGCCGTCTCCCGCGGCAGATCGACGGACGACCTGCCGGTGCTCCGCGGCTCGGGTGAGAGCATCCCGCCGCCTCGCGCATGGGCCGACCGCAACCCGGAAGCGCACGCCCGTCTGCAGAGCGCACGTGCCGTGGTGACAGCGGAGGCCGAGACGCTGAACCTTCCTGTCGAGAACCTGCTGTCGCCCGAGACGTTGCGGCGACTGGCATGGACTCCCCCGTCGCACGTCGACGAGACATCCATCGCCGAGGCCATGCTCGCGGCCGAGGCACGTCCGTGGCAGGTGGAGGCGACGGCAGCGAAGGTCGCAGAGGCGTTTGTGGAAGCGGACCAATCCCCCGTCGTGAGGCCCGAATCCGGTTCGTAG
- a CDS encoding alpha/beta hydrolase, translating into MNTLLNTQIIGGPVPWLLTVLAALFIVILLARAPRKRWLLLAASGALAAALISLIVVWVADATSLFEIPLPVDAAVWTVVTFAAIGLAIVSLWKTGWWRRVLAVLGILVFAVAGTVQVNAAFGLDNTVGDLLGVVVRNPIALPKATSTETAGTTSLAETWVPPRSMPEDGKTGTVVIPATVSKFHAREAGLYLPPAALVKDAPALPLVIMMMGYPGTPDAGPISTVMNSFAHSHHGLAPIVIVADQIGHGADPACADSTALGHAATYIKTDVVNWAKAHLRVIENPRDWVIAGYSNGATCAVKYAAQEPGVFGNLMAVSPELYPGTHYSQKVLETVYGGNSAAWNADKPQAILAAHHGSSLYKSVHAVFTTGALDAAFGPQTRQLAADAREAGMNVSIYTIPGVAHVGPNLTKGLTRAFDALAPVLGLSAA; encoded by the coding sequence GTGAACACCCTGCTGAACACCCAGATCATCGGCGGCCCCGTGCCTTGGCTGCTCACGGTGCTCGCTGCACTGTTCATCGTGATCCTGCTCGCTCGTGCGCCGAGAAAGCGCTGGCTGCTGCTCGCCGCGTCAGGAGCGCTCGCAGCGGCCCTCATCAGCCTCATCGTCGTGTGGGTGGCCGACGCCACATCGTTGTTCGAGATCCCGTTGCCGGTCGACGCCGCCGTGTGGACCGTCGTCACCTTCGCCGCGATCGGGCTCGCGATCGTCAGCCTGTGGAAGACCGGCTGGTGGCGCCGTGTGCTCGCCGTCCTCGGCATCCTGGTGTTCGCCGTCGCCGGCACCGTGCAGGTGAACGCGGCGTTCGGCCTCGACAACACCGTCGGCGACCTGCTCGGGGTGGTCGTGCGAAATCCGATCGCATTGCCGAAGGCGACCTCGACGGAGACAGCGGGCACGACTTCACTCGCAGAGACCTGGGTTCCGCCGCGCTCCATGCCCGAGGACGGCAAGACGGGCACCGTCGTCATTCCGGCAACCGTGTCGAAGTTCCACGCCAGGGAAGCCGGCCTCTATCTGCCTCCCGCGGCACTCGTGAAGGACGCCCCTGCGCTTCCGCTCGTGATCATGATGATGGGCTACCCGGGCACACCGGACGCCGGTCCCATCTCGACCGTGATGAATTCCTTCGCTCACAGCCACCACGGGCTCGCTCCGATCGTCATCGTCGCCGATCAGATCGGACACGGCGCTGACCCAGCATGCGCCGACTCGACGGCGCTCGGTCACGCAGCCACCTACATCAAGACCGATGTCGTCAACTGGGCGAAAGCCCACCTGCGCGTCATCGAGAACCCTCGTGACTGGGTCATCGCCGGCTATTCGAACGGTGCGACCTGCGCTGTCAAGTACGCGGCACAAGAACCGGGAGTGTTCGGCAATCTGATGGCCGTCTCACCCGAGCTCTATCCGGGCACCCACTACTCGCAGAAGGTGCTCGAGACCGTGTACGGCGGCAACAGCGCGGCATGGAACGCCGACAAGCCGCAGGCCATCCTCGCCGCGCATCACGGATCATCGCTCTACAAGAGCGTCCACGCCGTGTTCACGACGGGTGCGCTCGACGCCGCCTTCGGTCCTCAGACGAGGCAGCTCGCGGCCGACGCGCGCGAAGCCGGGATGAACGTCTCGATCTACACGATTCCGGGGGTCGCACATGTCGGCCCGAACCTGACCAAGGGGCTGACTCGAGCGTTCGATGCGCTCGCACCGGTGCTCGGCCTCAGCGCCGCCTGA
- a CDS encoding sulfurtransferase: MTVGFDDSAKFAEYAHPERLVSTQWLAEHLGDEGLVVVESDEDVLLYETGHIPGSVKIDWHTDLNDPVLRDFVSGERFAQLVGSKGIGRDTTVVIYGDKNNWWAAYALWVFTLFGHEDVRLLDGGRDKWIAEGRELTTDAPTPAAVEYPVVERDDSVARAFKEDVLAHLGHGPLIDVRSPEEYSGERTEIPGYPTESALRPGHIPSAASVPWARAAAPDATFKDRTDLEAIYRGEAGLADGDDVIAYCRIGERSSHTWFVLTHLLGFENVRNYDGSWTEWGSAVRVPIVKGTERGTVPAV; encoded by the coding sequence ATGACCGTGGGATTCGACGATTCCGCGAAGTTCGCCGAGTACGCGCATCCGGAGAGGCTGGTCAGCACGCAGTGGCTGGCCGAACACCTCGGTGACGAGGGGCTCGTCGTGGTGGAATCCGACGAAGACGTGCTGCTCTATGAAACCGGTCACATCCCCGGTTCGGTGAAGATCGACTGGCACACCGACCTCAACGACCCCGTGCTGCGTGACTTCGTGTCGGGCGAGCGGTTCGCCCAGCTGGTCGGTTCCAAGGGCATCGGGCGCGACACCACGGTCGTCATCTACGGCGACAAGAACAACTGGTGGGCCGCGTACGCGCTTTGGGTGTTCACCCTCTTCGGACACGAAGATGTCCGGCTGCTCGACGGCGGCCGCGACAAGTGGATCGCCGAGGGTCGCGAGCTGACCACCGACGCTCCCACGCCGGCGGCCGTCGAGTATCCCGTCGTCGAGCGCGATGACTCCGTGGCACGCGCTTTCAAGGAGGATGTGCTCGCCCACCTCGGCCACGGTCCGCTGATCGATGTGCGGTCGCCGGAGGAGTACAGCGGTGAGCGCACCGAGATTCCCGGCTACCCGACCGAGAGCGCTTTGCGTCCCGGCCACATCCCCTCGGCCGCCTCGGTGCCGTGGGCGCGGGCCGCCGCACCGGATGCCACGTTCAAGGACCGCACAGACCTCGAAGCGATCTACCGGGGCGAGGCGGGCCTTGCCGATGGCGACGACGTCATCGCGTACTGCCGAATCGGTGAGCGCTCGAGCCACACCTGGTTCGTGCTCACGCATCTGCTCGGCTTCGAGAACGTGCGCAACTACGACGGCTCGTGGACGGAGTGGGGCAGCGCGGTTCGGGTGCCGATCGTCAAGGGCACGGAGCGGGGCACGGTTCCGGCCGTCTGA
- a CDS encoding ammonium transporter yields the protein MLFHIAASYDAQTSVNSLWLLVAAALVLLMTPGVAFFYGGMVKAKSVISMMMMSFGAIAIVGVLWVLYGYGLSFGKPLIPHLLGTPDWGLAGLLGKDGATPDLSTLAFAGFQATFAIITVALISGAIADRARFGAWMVFAGIWVTVVYFPVAYWVFNLQDGWIASVLHVNDFAGGTAVHINAGAAGLALALVLGKRVGFQKGMNKPHNVPLTLLGAALLWFGWFGFNAGSEAAVDGVAALAWVNTLAAPAAATIGWLVVERIKDGKPTSIGAASGAVAGLVAITPACNILTPFWAIVLGLLVGAICAVSIDLKFKLGFDDSLDVVGIHLIGGVIGTLYIGVFGLTHVDGDASKPYSSLLYGGSLQQLGAQAIGAFSVMIYSFVLAYAIGWVIQKTMGFRVKTEDEIAGVDTIVHGEEGYVLEDA from the coding sequence ATGTTGTTCCACATCGCGGCCTCATACGACGCGCAGACGAGCGTGAACTCGCTCTGGCTGCTCGTCGCTGCGGCCCTCGTTCTGCTGATGACGCCCGGCGTGGCCTTCTTCTACGGCGGAATGGTCAAGGCCAAGAGCGTGATCAGCATGATGATGATGAGCTTCGGTGCCATCGCCATCGTCGGTGTGCTCTGGGTGCTGTACGGCTATGGTCTCTCGTTCGGCAAACCGCTGATCCCGCATCTTCTCGGCACTCCCGACTGGGGACTCGCCGGACTGCTGGGCAAAGACGGTGCGACGCCCGACCTGAGCACTCTGGCGTTCGCCGGGTTCCAGGCGACCTTCGCGATCATCACCGTGGCGCTGATCTCGGGCGCCATCGCCGACCGTGCCCGGTTCGGCGCCTGGATGGTGTTCGCCGGCATCTGGGTGACCGTCGTCTACTTTCCGGTCGCGTATTGGGTCTTCAACCTGCAGGACGGCTGGATCGCCTCCGTGTTGCACGTGAACGACTTCGCCGGCGGCACCGCCGTGCACATCAACGCTGGAGCCGCGGGACTCGCGCTCGCTCTCGTGCTCGGAAAGCGCGTCGGTTTCCAGAAGGGCATGAACAAGCCGCACAATGTGCCGCTCACGCTCCTCGGCGCAGCCCTTCTCTGGTTCGGCTGGTTCGGCTTCAACGCCGGCTCCGAGGCCGCGGTGGACGGCGTGGCGGCACTCGCCTGGGTGAACACGCTCGCCGCTCCGGCTGCGGCCACGATCGGCTGGCTCGTCGTGGAGCGGATCAAGGACGGCAAACCGACGTCGATCGGCGCGGCCTCCGGTGCTGTGGCCGGACTCGTCGCGATCACGCCGGCCTGCAACATCCTCACGCCGTTCTGGGCCATCGTGCTCGGCCTGCTCGTCGGCGCGATCTGCGCCGTGTCGATCGACCTCAAGTTCAAGCTCGGGTTCGACGACTCGCTCGACGTGGTGGGCATCCACCTCATCGGAGGCGTCATCGGCACGCTCTACATCGGAGTGTTCGGCCTCACACACGTGGACGGCGATGCTTCCAAGCCATACTCCAGCCTGCTCTACGGCGGCAGTCTGCAGCAGTTGGGCGCCCAGGCCATCGGCGCCTTCAGCGTGATGATCTACTCGTTCGTGCTCGCCTACGCGATCGGCTGGGTGATCCAGAAGACGATGGGATTCCGCGTCAAGACCGAGGACGAGATCGCCGGCGTCGACACGATCGTTCACGGTGAGGAAGGGTACGTTCTCGAAGACGCGTAG
- the thrS gene encoding threonine--tRNA ligase, with protein sequence MPDGFELFPDRSVVAMRVNGELKDLATTVTTTDDVVPVTIDSPDGLNILRHSTAHVLAQAVQSVNPEAKLGIGPPVTDGFYYDFDVAESFTPDDLKALQKAMDRIVRQGQRFVRRVVTDDEARAELANEPYKLELIGLKGGSASADALGQDNENVEVGAGELTIYDNVDPRTGEVVWKDLCRGPHLPNTRLIGNGFALTRVAAAYWRGSEKNPQLQRIYGTAWPTKDELRAYQERMAEAARRDHRKLGAELDLFSFPDEIGSGLAVFHPKGGIIRYEIEDYLRSQLLKNGYELVNTPHITKAHLYEISKHLEWYADGMFPPMHVDEEVDADGNVVRQGQDYYLKPMNCPMHNLIFRARGRSYRELPLRLAEFGTVYRYEKSGTLSGLTRVRGLTQDDAHAYVAPEQVKAEIATQLELVLETLRGYGLSDFYLELSTKDPDKYVGDDAVWEEATETLRQVALESGLELVDDPGGAAFYGPKISVQARDAIGRTWQLSTVQLDFFEPELFELEYTAADGTRKRPVMIHRALLGSIERFFAILLEHYAGAFPVWLAPVQVVGIPVADEYAPYLDEVARQLRAHAVRVEVDRSDDRMQKKIRNATTQKVPFQLIAGEQDRANGSVSFRFRDGSQLNGVPVADAVERILQSIRDHEQVVTAWT encoded by the coding sequence GTGCCGGACGGTTTCGAGCTCTTCCCCGACCGCTCCGTTGTCGCCATGCGCGTCAACGGCGAGCTGAAGGATCTTGCCACGACCGTCACGACAACGGATGACGTCGTTCCGGTGACCATCGACTCGCCCGACGGATTGAACATCCTGCGGCACTCGACCGCACACGTGCTCGCGCAAGCCGTGCAGTCGGTCAACCCGGAGGCGAAGCTCGGCATCGGCCCGCCCGTCACCGACGGCTTCTACTACGACTTCGACGTCGCGGAGTCATTCACTCCCGACGATCTCAAGGCGCTGCAGAAGGCGATGGATCGGATCGTGCGCCAGGGCCAGCGCTTCGTGCGTCGGGTCGTCACGGACGACGAGGCGCGCGCCGAACTGGCGAACGAGCCCTACAAGCTCGAGCTCATCGGTCTCAAGGGCGGTTCCGCGTCGGCGGATGCCCTCGGCCAAGACAACGAGAACGTCGAGGTCGGTGCTGGCGAGCTCACCATCTACGACAATGTCGATCCGAGAACGGGCGAGGTCGTGTGGAAGGATCTCTGCCGCGGTCCTCACCTGCCGAACACCCGCCTCATCGGCAACGGCTTCGCTTTGACCCGTGTCGCCGCAGCGTACTGGCGGGGGAGCGAGAAGAACCCGCAGCTGCAGCGCATCTACGGCACCGCCTGGCCGACGAAGGACGAGCTGCGCGCCTACCAGGAGCGCATGGCGGAGGCCGCACGTCGCGACCACCGCAAGCTCGGCGCCGAACTCGATCTCTTCTCCTTCCCCGACGAGATCGGCTCGGGGCTCGCGGTCTTCCATCCCAAGGGCGGAATCATCCGCTACGAGATCGAGGACTACCTGCGATCGCAGCTGCTCAAGAACGGCTACGAGCTCGTCAACACACCGCACATCACCAAGGCGCACCTCTACGAGATCAGCAAGCACCTCGAGTGGTATGCCGACGGCATGTTCCCGCCCATGCACGTGGACGAAGAAGTGGATGCCGACGGCAATGTCGTCAGGCAGGGCCAGGACTACTACCTGAAGCCCATGAACTGCCCGATGCACAACCTGATCTTCCGTGCGCGCGGGCGCAGCTACCGCGAACTGCCGCTGCGCCTCGCGGAGTTCGGCACCGTCTACCGCTACGAGAAGAGCGGAACCCTCTCCGGCCTCACCCGCGTGCGCGGTCTGACCCAGGACGACGCGCACGCGTACGTCGCACCCGAGCAGGTCAAAGCGGAGATCGCCACCCAGCTCGAACTCGTTCTCGAGACACTGCGCGGCTACGGACTGAGCGACTTCTACCTCGAGCTGTCGACGAAAGACCCCGACAAGTACGTGGGCGACGACGCAGTGTGGGAAGAGGCGACGGAGACGCTGCGCCAGGTCGCACTCGAATCCGGTCTCGAGCTCGTCGACGATCCGGGCGGAGCCGCCTTCTACGGTCCGAAGATCTCGGTGCAGGCCAGGGACGCCATCGGCCGCACCTGGCAGCTCTCGACCGTGCAACTCGATTTCTTCGAGCCCGAGCTGTTCGAGCTCGAGTACACGGCAGCCGACGGCACACGCAAGCGGCCGGTGATGATCCACCGTGCTCTGCTCGGGTCCATCGAGCGGTTCTTCGCGATTCTCCTGGAGCACTACGCCGGTGCCTTCCCTGTGTGGCTCGCCCCGGTGCAGGTGGTGGGCATCCCCGTCGCCGACGAGTACGCGCCCTATCTCGACGAGGTCGCCAGACAGCTCAGAGCGCACGCCGTGCGCGTGGAGGTCGATCGCTCCGACGACCGCATGCAGAAGAAGATCAGGAACGCGACAACCCAGAAGGTGCCGTTCCAGCTGATCGCGGGGGAGCAGGACCGGGCGAACGGGTCGGTGAGCTTCCGGTTCCGCGACGGGTCGCAGCTCAACGGCGTGCCGGTGGCGGACGCCGTCGAGCGCATCCTGCAGTCGATCCGCGACCACGAGCAGGTCGTCACCGCATGGACGTAG
- the zapE gene encoding cell division protein ZapE, with translation MTANALPAADRLTEVTPSITGREIAAELVPPPQFHTATFDSYRPDKEFPSQASAVQTLRSFARTWEPPQPGGFFGWGRKKQVEHKPGVYLDGGFGVGKTHLLAALWHEAPAPKYFGTFIEYTALVGALGFQPTIDLLRGSKLICIDEFELDDPGDTMMMTRLLGALVGSGTRIAATSNTPPQALGEGRFAASDFLREIQSLSSHFETVRIDGLDYRRRDVSGTAASVDDDTLARTVSAISARGEHVTADRFRDVVDHLATVHPSKYVKLIAGVDVIALADVQQLHDQMEALRFVAFIDRVYDAEIPIIASGVPLNDVFDEEMLQGGYRKKYLRATSRLIALTAGELPPHD, from the coding sequence ATGACCGCGAACGCGTTGCCCGCAGCCGATCGCCTCACCGAAGTGACGCCATCGATCACGGGGCGCGAGATCGCGGCCGAACTCGTGCCGCCGCCTCAGTTCCACACTGCCACGTTCGACTCGTATCGGCCGGACAAGGAATTCCCGTCGCAAGCCTCGGCAGTGCAGACCCTCCGATCGTTCGCCCGCACGTGGGAGCCGCCGCAGCCCGGCGGCTTCTTCGGCTGGGGCCGGAAGAAACAGGTGGAGCACAAGCCGGGCGTCTATCTCGACGGCGGCTTCGGAGTCGGCAAGACACACCTGCTCGCGGCGCTCTGGCACGAGGCCCCCGCGCCGAAATACTTCGGCACGTTCATCGAGTACACGGCACTGGTCGGCGCGCTCGGCTTCCAGCCGACCATCGACCTGCTGCGCGGCTCGAAGCTGATCTGCATCGACGAGTTCGAGCTCGACGATCCCGGCGACACGATGATGATGACCCGGCTGCTCGGCGCACTCGTAGGCAGTGGCACACGCATCGCCGCCACATCGAACACCCCGCCGCAGGCGCTGGGGGAGGGACGCTTCGCCGCTTCCGACTTCCTGCGCGAGATCCAGTCGTTGTCATCCCATTTCGAGACGGTACGCATCGACGGCCTCGACTATCGCCGACGCGACGTCTCCGGCACGGCGGCCAGCGTCGACGACGACACGCTGGCACGGACGGTCTCGGCGATCAGCGCCCGTGGCGAGCACGTGACGGCAGACCGCTTTCGCGACGTGGTCGACCACCTCGCCACGGTGCATCCATCGAAATACGTCAAGCTCATCGCCGGAGTCGATGTCATCGCGCTCGCCGACGTGCAGCAACTGCACGATCAGATGGAAGCCCTGCGGTTCGTCGCCTTCATCGACAGGGTCTACGACGCGGAGATCCCGATCATCGCGAGCGGCGTTCCGCTCAACGACGTCTTCGACGAGGAGATGTTGCAGGGCGGCTACCGCAAGAAGTACCTCAGAGCCACCTCCCGGCTCATCGCCCTGACCGCGGGCGAGCTGCCCCCGCACGACTGA
- a CDS encoding alpha/beta hydrolase family protein: MLVPIAVLAGVAAAGATAYVAASTAVARHVVTPIRRRKQDVRILSVADDLSTIRLGGTGDALRVPGRYGLWFSQDQGYARLGDILAMDDTGAVTRILEEVVWGDIEAATTGRLSGWYYTSPDELGLAVRSVDVSTDGGAAPAWLFPAAERTDRWAIHVHGRGARRQETLRAMPVFHEKGYTSLAVSYRNDEDAPDSPDRRYGLGGTEWRDVDAALDYALRNGARHIVLFGWSMGGAAVLQTAVRSPHADSVRGMVLDSPVIDWVETLDFQAGEMRLPRPVTQGALVLLDSGWAKGLVGQDAPIGLNTLDFTVRAGELAVPILLMHSDDDGYVPAGGSRLLAEQRPDIVTFERFARGKHTKLWNIDPERWNAAIGDWLDQLELSLTDDA, translated from the coding sequence GTGTTGGTTCCGATCGCCGTGCTGGCGGGCGTCGCCGCGGCAGGGGCCACCGCATACGTCGCCGCCTCGACGGCGGTCGCCAGGCACGTCGTGACGCCGATACGGCGCAGGAAGCAGGACGTGCGCATCCTCTCCGTCGCCGACGACCTCTCGACGATCAGGCTCGGCGGCACGGGGGACGCGCTGCGGGTTCCAGGACGATACGGTCTCTGGTTCTCGCAGGACCAGGGATACGCGCGGCTCGGGGACATCCTCGCGATGGACGATACGGGCGCCGTGACGCGCATCCTCGAGGAGGTCGTCTGGGGCGACATCGAGGCGGCCACGACGGGGCGGCTCTCCGGCTGGTACTACACGTCGCCCGACGAGCTCGGACTCGCCGTGCGCAGCGTTGATGTCTCCACCGACGGCGGCGCCGCTCCTGCCTGGCTCTTTCCGGCGGCAGAGCGGACCGACCGGTGGGCGATCCACGTGCACGGCAGGGGAGCGCGACGCCAGGAGACCCTTCGGGCGATGCCCGTCTTCCACGAGAAGGGCTACACGAGCCTCGCTGTCAGCTACCGCAACGACGAGGATGCCCCGGACAGCCCTGACCGTCGCTACGGTCTCGGCGGCACGGAGTGGCGCGACGTGGATGCCGCGCTCGACTACGCGCTCCGCAACGGAGCCCGACACATCGTGTTGTTCGGCTGGTCGATGGGTGGCGCTGCCGTGCTGCAGACGGCGGTGCGGTCACCGCACGCGGACAGCGTGCGCGGGATGGTTCTCGATTCGCCGGTGATCGACTGGGTCGAGACACTCGACTTCCAGGCCGGCGAAATGCGCCTGCCACGCCCCGTCACCCAGGGCGCTCTGGTGCTCCTGGACTCCGGCTGGGCGAAGGGGCTCGTGGGACAGGATGCTCCCATCGGCCTGAACACGCTCGACTTCACGGTCCGAGCCGGGGAACTTGCCGTCCCCATTCTGTTGATGCACAGCGACGACGACGGCTACGTGCCGGCCGGCGGCTCGCGGCTGCTCGCGGAGCAGCGACCCGACATCGTCACGTTCGAGCGTTTCGCCAGGGGCAAGCACACCAAGCTCTGGAACATCGATCCAGAGCGTTGGAACGCCGCGATCGGCGACTGGCTCGATCAGCTCGAACTCTCGCTCACGGACGACGCTTGA
- a CDS encoding SufE family protein: MTTSAIPAALQEIRDEFLALDLSDRLQLLLEFSGELPELPERYRDHPDLFERVVECQSPVFLFVEIGDDETVQLFATAPRESPTTRGFASILVQGLSGLSADEVLAIPDDYPQDLGLVEAVSPLRVRGMTAMLGRAKHQVRVKRRP; the protein is encoded by the coding sequence ATGACGACCTCCGCCATTCCCGCTGCATTGCAAGAGATCCGAGACGAATTCCTCGCGCTCGATCTGTCCGACCGTCTGCAGCTTCTGCTCGAGTTCTCGGGTGAGCTGCCCGAGCTCCCGGAGCGGTACCGCGATCATCCTGACCTGTTCGAGCGCGTCGTCGAGTGCCAGTCTCCTGTCTTCCTCTTCGTGGAGATCGGCGACGACGAGACCGTCCAGCTCTTCGCGACCGCTCCGCGCGAATCGCCGACCACGCGGGGTTTCGCGTCGATCCTCGTGCAGGGACTCTCCGGCCTCTCCGCCGACGAGGTGTTGGCGATCCCGGACGACTACCCGCAGGATCTCGGTCTCGTCGAGGCCGTCTCACCGCTTCGTGTGCGCGGCATGACCGCGATGCTCGGCAGAGCCAAGCACCAGGTCAGGGTCAAGCGTCGTCCGTGA
- a CDS encoding DUF3000 domain-containing protein produces the protein MPPTSASPGIPAEFSAAADSVRRFDARHDLSIDEIPAPTGLAPFAVALAADIAPARHGRDSDLGTGRFVLLYDPSEPEEWGGSFRIVCFAQAPLETDIGLDPFLADVTWSWLIDALDERGASYSAASGTATKIISTGFGELARQGDGAQVELRASWTPVGLDMRAHVEAWGDVLCLLAGIPPLPDGVRLISHRRTSRD, from the coding sequence GTGCCTCCTACATCCGCCTCCCCCGGCATTCCCGCAGAGTTCAGCGCGGCCGCCGACTCGGTGAGGCGGTTCGACGCTCGTCACGATCTCTCGATCGACGAGATCCCGGCCCCGACCGGGCTGGCGCCGTTCGCCGTCGCGCTCGCCGCCGACATCGCTCCGGCCCGTCACGGTCGCGACTCCGATCTGGGAACGGGCCGCTTCGTGTTGCTCTACGACCCGAGCGAGCCCGAGGAATGGGGCGGTTCGTTCCGCATCGTCTGCTTCGCCCAGGCACCGTTGGAGACCGACATCGGCCTCGATCCGTTCTTGGCCGACGTGACCTGGTCATGGCTGATCGATGCGCTCGACGAACGCGGCGCCTCCTACAGTGCGGCGTCGGGCACCGCCACGAAGATCATCTCGACGGGTTTCGGCGAGCTTGCTCGACAGGGCGACGGCGCCCAGGTCGAGCTTCGCGCATCGTGGACGCCCGTCGGCCTCGACATGCGCGCGCACGTCGAGGCCTGGGGCGACGTGCTCTGCCTGCTGGCAGGCATCCCGCCCCTGCCCGACGGGGTGCGCCTCATCAGCCACAGGAGAACATCGCGTGACTGA